One Xiphias gladius isolate SHS-SW01 ecotype Sanya breed wild chromosome 13, ASM1685928v1, whole genome shotgun sequence genomic window carries:
- the LOC120798307 gene encoding CD59B glycoprotein-like, producing MKVFAFALLLLVAVTYGEALQCQNCVRQTPDGPDCVPTVETCPPDLDACAKITYPAPYENVFHKSCFKMNECLKLGFTQGLQVSCCNWDDCNK from the exons atgaaggtCTTTGCTTTTGCTCTTCTGCTCCTGGTGGCCGTCACTTACG GTGAGGCCCTGCAGTGTCAGAACTGTGTCCGTCAGACTCCTGACGGACCCGACTGTGTGCCGACTGTGGAAACCTGTCCTCCAGACTTGGACGCCTGCGCCAAAATTACCTACCCTGCCCCTTATG AGAACGTTTTCCACAAGTCCTGCTTCAAGATGAATGAGTGTCTGAAGCTGGGATTCACTCAGGGTCTGCAGGTCAGCTGCTGCAACTGGGACGACTGCAACAAATAA